TGTACGCGGCGAGCGCGAGGTACCAGTCGCCGAACATGTCGTGCAGCTTCGACAGATAGTCGAGCGCCGCGCTCGTCGATGCAAGCACGTCGCGCCGTTCGTCCTGCCACATGTTCTGCTTGAGGTTGTACGTGCGGCCCGTGCCCGGCACGAACTGCCACATGCCGGCCGCCTTCGCGACCGACAGCGCCTGCGGGTTGTACGCGGACTCGATGAACGGCAGCAGCGCGAGCTCGGTCGGCATGTGCCGCGCCTCGAGTTCTTCGACGATGTGATAGAGATACTTCTGCGAGCGCTCGGTCATCCGTTGCACGTAGTCCGGTCGCTGCACGTACCAGTTGACCTGCATGTCGACCAGATCGCTTTGCAGGTCGGGCATCTGGAAGCCGCGGCGAATGCGACTCCATAGATCGCTATCCGCGCTCGTCAACTGATTGACGGAACCCTGGTCGACGTTAATGGTTTCTTTGGCGGAAGCGGTCTTGCGAAGGGTATCGGCTACGGCTTGCTGGGTGGCGGGATTGGAGGCGGCGGCGGTGTTGGAACCGACGGTCGTTGGCCCCTGGCTCGCGCACGCGGCGAGCATCAGGACCAACAACGCGCTAAAGATAAATCTCATGAACGTCTCGGCTTCCCGAAAAGGCTGGAACTGCAACCTGAAACGGCTGGCTGGAATTGCTGGAAAAACACCGCCGACCGGAACGACCCACTGAACGCGAGTTAAGACGGCGGATTGGGACCGCAGAGTGAAATGCGGTTGGAATTTGCAGCCGATAGTACGAAAGAGCGCGGTTTCCGTCAATCAGAAATGTGTGAAAAAGCCCGCGAAATCTGAGGCTTGGCGGGCTTTTTGATGATTCAGATGAAGATTACCTTAGGCGCGCTTGGGTCAGAGGAACTTTTTAAAGCGCTTTATCGGAATCTGTTCTTCCATTCCCGCATGAGCGTAAACGCGGTAAGACGGTCGGGCACCGCTTCGTGGAGCGCGTCGGCGAGCGTCGCCTGAACGGCCGGTTCGCCCGCGCGCAGGAACGGATTGACCGCGCGTTCGTGCGCGATCGTAGTGGGCAGGGTCGGCACGTTGCGCGCGCGCCGCGCGGCCGCTTCGTCGCGCCACGCCTGCAATTCGGCATTGCCGGGCTCGCATGCGAGCGCAAAACGGATATTGGACAACGTGTACTCGTGCGCGCAATGCACCTCGGTCGCGCCGGGCAGCGCCGCGAGCGAATCGAGCGAATCGAGCATCTGCGCGGGCGTGCCTTCGAAAAGCCGGCCGCAACCGCAGGCGAACAGCGTATCGCCGCAGAAGACATGAGGCGTACCGCGCGGGTCCGCCGCCTGGAAATACGCAATGTGACCGCTCGTGTGGCCGGGCACATCGAGCACAGTGAATTCGAGCGCGGGTTCGGCGATGCTGACGCGCTCGCCGTGGGATAGTCTGTCGGTCAGATGCTCGATCGATTCGCCCGCAGGGCCGTACACGGGCAAGTCCCGGCCTTGCTCCTGGCCTTTCAGCAGATCGGCCACGCCGCCGACGTGGTCGCGATGATGGTGCGTGAGTAAAATAGCGCTCAACCGCCAGCCCCGTTTCGCGAGATAGGCCTGCACCGGGGCAGCTTCACCCGGGTCGACCGCCACCGCATTGCGGCCGTCGGAAACGAGCCAGATGTAGTTGTCTTCGAAGGCCGGGACGGGTACGTATTCAAGCGAATTCATAGGCGACGCATCTCTAACATGTCTGACCGATCGATTATAGACTGGCCCGCCTGGACGGATTCGCCGCCCGGCCGCTACGTGCTGCAGTGGGAGCAGGCGCAGCTCGACCGGGTCGTGTCGGACGTGTTCGGCTTTCACGCGCTGCAGCTCGGCCTGCCGCAACTCGACGCGCTGCGCGAAAACCGCATGCCGGGCCGCGGTCTCGTGCTCGATGCGGCGAGCGGCTCGAGCGCGCCGTACGTCCTGCCCGACGGCCAGGCGGGCGGCCTGCCGGGCCGCCACTCGCCGCCCTCGCGCAGCACCATATGGTGCGACCTGCTCGATCTGCCGTTCGAAGCGCAAAGCGTCGATCTGATCGTGATGCCGCACACGCTCGAATTCACGAGCGATCCGCACCGGCTGCTGCGCGAAGCCGAACGCGTGCTGATGCCGGAAGGCCGGCTGATCATTCTCGGCTTCAACTCGTTGTCGCTGTGGGGCGCGCGGCAGTCGGTCGGCAAGATGACGGGGCGTCCTTTCGTACCCGCCGCGCACGACCTGATCGCCTTCACGCGCCTCAAGGACTGGATCAAGCTGTTAGGCTTCGATCTTGATCGCGGGCGCTTCGGCTGCTATCGTCCGCCCCTCGTCAGCGACGTGTGGCTCAACCGCTACGCGTTCATGGAAGCCGCGGGCGACCGGTGGTGGCCGATTTTCGGCGCCGCATACATGGTGACGGCGATCAAGCGCGTGCGGGCCATGCGCCTCGTCGGCCCGGTCAAGGTCAAGAAACCCGTGCTCGCTGCCGGCCTCGCGCCCGCCGCCACGCCCAATACACGCAACCATACTCATGACGTCTGATCTGATCGAAATCTTCACCGACGGCGCCTGCAAGGGCAATCCGGGCCCCGGCGGCTGGGGCGCCATTCTGCGCTTCGGCGAGCACGAAAAGGAACTGTTCGGCGGCGAAGCGAATACGACGAACAACCGCATGGAGCTGATGGCCGTGATCGCCGCGCTCGAAGCCTTGAAGCGCCCGTGCAAGGCAATCGTGCATACCGACTCGCAATACGTGCAAAAAGGCATCAGCGAGTGGATTCACGGCTGGAAAAAGAAGAACTGGATGACCGCGGGCAAGACGCCCGTGAAGAACGTCGAACTCTGGCAACGGCTCGATGCGCTCGTCGCGCAGCATCAGATCGAATGGCGCTGGGTCAAGGGGCACGCGGGGCATCCGGAAAACGAACGCGCCGATGCGCTGGCCAATCGCGGCGTGGCCGCGCTTGCCGACCTCTGAAGAACCAACGCCTATTCCGACATGCGCCAGATCATCCTCGATACCGAAACGACGGGCCTCAATGCGAAGAGCGGCGACCGCATCATCGAAATCGGCTGCGTCGAACTGCTGAACCGGCGGCTCACCGGCAACAATCTGCACTTCTACGTCAATCCCGAGCGCGACAGCGATCCCGGTGCGCTTGCGGTGCACGGTCTCACGACCGAATTTTTGAGCGACAAGCCGAAGTTCGCGGAGGTGGCCGATGCGATCATCGACTTCGTCAAAGGCGCCGAACTGATCATTCACAACGCGCCGTTCGACATCGCGTTTCTCGATGCCGAGTTTTCGCTGCTCGGGCTGCCGGGCTTTTGCGACCATTGCGGTACCGCCATCATCGATACGCTCGTGCAGGCGAAGACGATGTTCCCCGGCAAGCGCAATTCGCTCGACGCGCTATGCGACCGCTTCGGCATCAGCAATGCGCACCGCACGCTGCACGGCGCACTGCTCGACTCGGAGTTGCTCGCGGAGGTCTACCTTGCGATGACGCGCGGCCAGGAAAGCCTCGTCATCGACATGATCGGCGATACGGCGGCGGCAGGCGCGGCGCTGGCGCCCGGTGTCGAGCTCGAGGCGCTCGAGTTGCCCGTGCTCGCGGCCACCGATGAAGAACTCGCCGCGCACGAAGCGGTACTGAACGATCTCGACAAGGCGCTCAAGGGTGTGAGCGTATGGCGCATCGAACCGACGCCGCCTGTGGACGCCGCCATCGAAGCGAATGCGGACGCGCAAAGCGCTTAAAAATTCCTTTACGGGGTCGTGAAGCTCTGACATAATGCACAGCTCTTCGGGTGGTTAGCTCAGCGGTAGAGCACTGCCTTCACACGGCAGGGGTCACTGGTTCGATCCCAGTACTACCCACCAGGATTCGCGGGAAACCGCGTAAAAAGTGAAAAAAGGCCCTCAGGCAGTTGCCGAGGGCCTTTTGCTTTCACGTTGCCGCTTTGTGCCTTGTTGCCGCTTCTGTCGCCGCCAGTGCGCCACGGCGCGCTCCGTCGTCCACTCAAACGCGCGGCGTCCTCAACTCGAACAGCTCCGCCGCCGTCCGCTCCGTGGGCGGCAACTCGCCGCGCCCGGAGCGCTCGAGCAGCTTCTCTTCCACTTCTCGCTCATCGACGAAATCTTCGACTTCACGCGCGACCACTTCGCGGCCCTCGAAACCTTCCACGCCTTCGATGCCTTCGATGCCTTCGACACGTTCAAGCCGCTCGCGACGCTCGCGCATCTCGAGCAGCCGCGCGAGCGCATTGGCGTCTTTCGACTCGTGCGTCGCACCGAACCAGTACGAGGTCACGAGACGCGCCTCGCTCATGAAGTACATCAGCACGCAGCCCGCGGTCGCGGCAATCGACGGATCGTGCAACGCATGATCCGCAAAGCCGAGCAGCACGAGAAACACGACGATGATCGTCGCGATCACCACGGCTGCCGTCAGCAATGGGCGCATGAAGAAGTACTTGCTGCGCAGCCGATCGTTGCTGCGCAGGTGCGCGGCGTACCGCATCAAGCCAAGGTTTTTCCAGAAGCCCGGCTGCCCGCCTCGCGCCGCATTGAACGCCGGTGCGGCGGCCGCGCCGCCTCCCGTACGCAACACATAAGCAACGAGCGCCGCGCGGCTTTGCGCTTCGGCAATGCGCAGTCTGTCGAGCACCGTGGAATCGGCCGCGATCGCAGCAGCTGCCGCGCCCGGATCGTCGATTGCGGTTCCGGTGATCGACGCGACGATCGCGTGCACCGGTCCCGCATTTGCATCAGGTGAACGGAGTGCCGAGCCGATCAACGGCGCGTGACGCGCAACCGTATCCGCGAGGTCGGACCATCTCATGTGAAAGCCTCCTTGAGATAGAACGAACGCCGTAACACCCACAGTGACATCCGCGGGAAGCTCGCCAGGCGTTCGCCATGGTCCACCACCGCATCGGCCTTAAGCGCCGGCCCGCGTACCGTATGCATCGTGTCGCTTGCCGGCTCGGAATGACGGGGACACTGCGGCGGTGTCGATAACCTACAGAACACCTCGCGATCCGGCGATATTCCTGCGCGTCACCGCCTGGACGAACCGTCCAATTGTCCGGCAACGCGTGCCCTCGCGTGCTCGATCACGCGTTGCAATCAAGCGCCTCATTCGTCGAAATCGGTCGACATCGTGACCTTCTCCCACGCCTTGATCTGGAATTCGACATCGGCGAACTTGCTTCGCACGAAGCCGAGCGCGTCGGTGCCCAGCAGCAGATGCGTCGGCGCATTCGGTGCATCGACGACCGCAAGAATCGCTTGCGCGGCCTTCGCCGGGTCGCCGATCTGATGACCGTCGCGCCGCATGCGACCCGCGCGCAGCGGCTCGAACATCTCGTCGTAGTCGGCAATCGTGCGCGCCGCGCGCACCATCGATTTGCTGGCCCAGCGCGTGCGAAAACTTCCGGGCTCGACCGCGGTTACGCGAATGCCGAACGGCCGCACCTCCTTGCACAGCGCCTCGGTGATTCCTTCGATCGCGAACTTGCTGCCGTGGTAAAAGCCGAGCCCCGGAAACGTCACGATGCCGCACATCGACGTGATATTAACGATATGCCCCTTACGCCGTTCGCGCATATACGGCAACACCGCCTGAGCGATCGCGACGGGCGCGATCACATGCACTTCCATCTGCTTGCGCAATTCGTCGACGGGCGATTCCTCGATCGTCCCTTCATAGCCGTAACCGGCGTTATTGACGAGCACGTCGATCGCGCCGACATTGCGCTCCACTTCGTCGACGAGCGGCGCAATCGCCGGTATATCGGTCACATCGAGCAGGCGGCCGAACGAGCAACCGGGCTTCAGTTCATCGAACGCGGCGCGCTGGCTCTCGTCGCGCAATGTGCCGACGACACGATGGCCGGCAGCAAGCGCGGCTTCGGACAAGGCGCGCCCGAAGCCCGAACTTACGCCGGTGATAAAAAACGTTCTCGCGGTATTCGTTCGAATCATGATGTCGAGGTCCCTGGAGGCGCCGACGCGCAGCCACGGCCGATGCCGTCGGGCGCGTCATGCCGGCGCGTGTTCAGCGTGCGGGCGCGAAGACATCCTTCTCTTTCTATCCGTCCCGCCGCGCACAGGCTCGATCGTGCCGCCTCGCCCTTTACGCGCCTTCTTCGCCCGCACGACATTTATCTGATTCGCCCGGTGCACTGACGTGCGAATGCGCAAGCTACCCGCGAGAACACACGCGTCTCGTACGCTGCGTTCAACGCAGTCGTCTGCAAAGAAGGGATGGCCCTTCTTCGCAACGATTTGCTCGCGGCGATGGGCCCGAAGCGGCCACGCCGGCCCGCCGTTGCCTTATCGCGCGCCGGCCGACGGGTTCGCCTCGAGCGTCAGCGTATGAACTGCCGCACCCGGCAGAAACGGCGCCACGTCGCCATGCACCCACGTTTCGTGACCGGCGATGAAATATGGCGACATCGGATTGCCCGACTCGCCGCCCGGCATTTCGAAAATGCCGTCCTCTTCGTGCCCCGGCGACACCGCAAAACGCTCCGAGGCACCGAACGCCGGCCCCTGCACGCGCGGCATATTGATGTCGCCCGGCAGCGGATCGCGCGGCGTGCTGAGCGACGCGCGCGCCCACGGCAGCCACGCCGGCAGCAGCCGCGCAAACGGATGCGCGATCGTCGAGCGATTGCGATCGCCCCAGCGCGCCTCTTCGAGTTTCGTGCCCGGCGGCAGCTGTGCAATCGAGCGATCGATGCGCTCGAGCATGAACGCGCGCCAGTCCGCGAAGCCGTCGGGTATCCAGGCGCGACGATCGGCCAGCATCTCCATCGTCGCCTCATAACGCGAGTTCGCCGCGCGATAACCGAGCTGGGGCGCGAGCGTGTTCATCTGCTTGTCGAGCGGGCCGAACCAGGCGTCGTACAGCGAGAAGTAGAACGCACGCACGAGCCGATAGCCGACCGCGCGCGTATCGGCGCGGCCGTCCCAGGTTTCGACGAGCCGCCGAAACTCCGCACGCTGCGGGTGACCCGAAATCGCGCGTGCGTCGAGCGCATCGAGCGCGACCCGGCGCCAGAACTCGATCCAGAACGCGCGGTCGTCGGTCTGTACCGACAGCATGTCGCGCTCGGTCGCATGCGGCAGCGCGAGCA
The nucleotide sequence above comes from Paraburkholderia sp. SOS3. Encoded proteins:
- a CDS encoding class I SAM-dependent methyltransferase, producing MSDRSIIDWPAWTDSPPGRYVLQWEQAQLDRVVSDVFGFHALQLGLPQLDALRENRMPGRGLVLDAASGSSAPYVLPDGQAGGLPGRHSPPSRSTIWCDLLDLPFEAQSVDLIVMPHTLEFTSDPHRLLREAERVLMPEGRLIILGFNSLSLWGARQSVGKMTGRPFVPAAHDLIAFTRLKDWIKLLGFDLDRGRFGCYRPPLVSDVWLNRYAFMEAAGDRWWPIFGAAYMVTAIKRVRAMRLVGPVKVKKPVLAAGLAPAATPNTRNHTHDV
- a CDS encoding oxidoreductase, producing MIRTNTARTFFITGVSSGFGRALSEAALAAGHRVVGTLRDESQRAAFDELKPGCSFGRLLDVTDIPAIAPLVDEVERNVGAIDVLVNNAGYGYEGTIEESPVDELRKQMEVHVIAPVAIAQAVLPYMRERRKGHIVNITSMCGIVTFPGLGFYHGSKFAIEGITEALCKEVRPFGIRVTAVEPGSFRTRWASKSMVRAARTIADYDEMFEPLRAGRMRRDGHQIGDPAKAAQAILAVVDAPNAPTHLLLGTDALGFVRSKFADVEFQIKAWEKVTMSTDFDE
- the dnaQ gene encoding DNA polymerase III subunit epsilon, which translates into the protein MRQIILDTETTGLNAKSGDRIIEIGCVELLNRRLTGNNLHFYVNPERDSDPGALAVHGLTTEFLSDKPKFAEVADAIIDFVKGAELIIHNAPFDIAFLDAEFSLLGLPGFCDHCGTAIIDTLVQAKTMFPGKRNSLDALCDRFGISNAHRTLHGALLDSELLAEVYLAMTRGQESLVIDMIGDTAAAGAALAPGVELEALELPVLAATDEELAAHEAVLNDLDKALKGVSVWRIEPTPPVDAAIEANADAQSA
- the rnhA gene encoding ribonuclease HI, producing MTSDLIEIFTDGACKGNPGPGGWGAILRFGEHEKELFGGEANTTNNRMELMAVIAALEALKRPCKAIVHTDSQYVQKGISEWIHGWKKKNWMTAGKTPVKNVELWQRLDALVAQHQIEWRWVKGHAGHPENERADALANRGVAALADL
- the gloB gene encoding hydroxyacylglutathione hydrolase translates to MNSLEYVPVPAFEDNYIWLVSDGRNAVAVDPGEAAPVQAYLAKRGWRLSAILLTHHHRDHVGGVADLLKGQEQGRDLPVYGPAGESIEHLTDRLSHGERVSIAEPALEFTVLDVPGHTSGHIAYFQAADPRGTPHVFCGDTLFACGCGRLFEGTPAQMLDSLDSLAALPGATEVHCAHEYTLSNIRFALACEPGNAELQAWRDEAAARRARNVPTLPTTIAHERAVNPFLRAGEPAVQATLADALHEAVPDRLTAFTLMREWKNRFR